TCGCCGGTGAACGGTGCCAGCAACTCATCGACCCGGCCGGCCGGCAGCAGGGTGTTTCCCTCCACCCGGAAGTTGGTCACGGTAAAAAGCGGTGAAGAGGTCAAGGGCGCCTGAGCGGCAAGAACGCCGGTGGCGACAAGCAGAGGTATCGCGCTGCATAGCAGTATGCGCTGGAAACGTAAAAATAACATGAGTCTCCCCCTTATCATGCGGTAAAGGCCAGAACAGCATGGTTAATCCTTACCAGATAATACGATCCAAATCCAGATATCATGCCGGACGGTTTACAAAAACATCCTGGCTTATGTCCTATAACTGATCACAGGACATGCGCCAAGCATAAAACCAGCAATCCCTTATTACTCACTTACTTGGTGTGAAACCGGAATACTCCGTCCCAGCCCTCGTCTGGCGGGTTGGCGCGGACGTAATTGATCCGTTCCCGGTACAGTTGGTACAGCATGGAGTCCGGTGCCCCGGCCTGGAGTCGGTCCAGCAGTTTTTCCGCTTCGTTCCAGGCCATGGCCCGGTAGTGGGTCAGCAGCTCGGCAAAGACAGCCACCTCCTCCAGGATCGGCGGATCAAGCGCATCTGCCGGCCCGAGCGGCTCGTAGATCGAAACCGGCCGCTCCTTGCCCTTGACCCGCACCCGGTCGAGTTCGCGGAAGACAATATCCGGCACCGCGGCCCGGGTTGTTTCACTGACAATAATCCCTACCCCGTATTGCTTGGTGATACCCTCCAGCCGTGACCCCAGGTTGACCGCGTCGCCGAGTACCGTGTAGGCCATGCGGAATTCCGAGCCCATGTTGCCGACGTTCATCACCCCGGTGTTGAGACCGATGCCGATCCGGATTGCCGGCCAGCCCCGCTCGATGAACCGTGGTTGCAGCCGGCCCAGGGTGTTCTGCATCTCCAGGGCGGTCAGTACGCCGTTGCGGGCATGGTCGGCATCCTGCATCGGCGCGCCCCAGAAGGCCATGATCGCGTCGCCGATGTACTTGTCAATGGTGCCGCGGTGTTTGTGGATGACCCGGGTCATCGGGGTCATGTATTCGTTCATCATCCGGGACAGTTCCCTGGGGGCCAGCCCCTCGGAGATGGAAGTGAAACCGCGGATATCCGAGAAGAGTACGGTCATCTCCCGGCTTTCTCCCTCAGTGGTAAAGGCCTTGGGGTTTCTGCTCATTTCCTCTGCCAGGGCCGGCGGCACATACTGACCGAACAGGCCGGTGATGCGGCGTTTGGCCCGGGTTTCAACTAGAAAACCGTAGGAGGCGTTCCAGATGTAGAGGGTGACGATCAGCAGCAGACTTGATGCCAGCGGCAGGACCAGATGGTGGTTCCAGGCGACCATGACCCCGCCGGTCACCCCGGCCAGGACCGTCAGACAGAGCATGATCGAACTCCAGGGACCGAGCAGGGGGAGCGCCAGGGTCAGGAGCAGGCCGCAGAGTATCAGGGTAACCAGTTCAGCGCCCCGCACCCAGGCCGGCCGGTGGAGAATGGTCTGGTCGAGGATGCCGGCGATCATGTTGGCGTGGATTTCCACCCCGGGATAAACAGCTGCCACCGGCGTGGCCCGCTGGTCCATCAGGCCCGGGGCCGTGGTTCCCACCAGGACGATGGCTCCTTCCAGTTGATCGGCATCAACCCGGTCGTGCATGACATCGGTGGCGGAAAGGTAGATAAAACTCCCAGGCGGCCCGCGGTACGGGACCAGG
This portion of the Desulfobacterales bacterium genome encodes:
- a CDS encoding adenylate/guanylate cyclase domain-containing protein, with protein sequence MLKSYWLRHYLRFGPGLIFLLLLLLNVTGHIDLPLLDRLENWTYDLRLNLTIPGTIDNRIVIVDIDEKSLAEEGQWPWGRDRMALLVSRLFDRYQAAVVGFDVVFAEEDARSGLRHLEHLAAGPLRQDSAFQEALAGLRPKLDFDGMLARAIRNRPVVLGYYFTDNQEGRGPHASGALPDPVFPRGSFAGRDIPFIRKSSYGANLPQLQAAAAGAGHFTPQIDPDGICRRIPALIEYQGQYYESLSLAMVRTLLWNTPLQPGFPDQAGGNYRRLEWLGIADLRLPVDERVCSLVPYRGPPGSFIYLSATDVMHDRVDADQLEGAIVLVGTTAPGLMDQRATPVAAVYPGVEIHANMIAGILDQTILHRPAWVRGAELVTLILCGLLLTLALPLLGPWSSIMLCLTVLAGVTGGVMVAWNHHLVLPLASSLLLIVTLYIWNASYGFLVETRAKRRITGLFGQYVPPALAEEMSRNPKAFTTEGESREMTVLFSDIRGFTSISEGLAPRELSRMMNEYMTPMTRVIHKHRGTIDKYIGDAIMAFWGAPMQDADHARNGVLTALEMQNTLGRLQPRFIERGWPAIRIGIGLNTGVMNVGNMGSEFRMAYTVLGDAVNLGSRLEGITKQYGVGIIVSETTRAAVPDIVFRELDRVRVKGKERPVSIYEPLGPADALDPPILEEVAVFAELLTHYRAMAWNEAEKLLDRLQAGAPDSMLYQLYRERINYVRANPPDEGWDGVFRFHTK